The Polycladomyces subterraneus genome has a window encoding:
- the dhaM gene encoding dihydroxyacetone kinase phosphoryl donor subunit DhaM: MGYVGIVLVSHSHELVKGLKQLLSQLNPHVPIALAGGTDEEEIGTSADKIQDAIKSVYSDKGVVVFFDLGSALINTELAIERLAEDNITKVHIADAPLVEGAYTAVVESGCGSTLEKVINVTKEAKSLTKI, from the coding sequence ATGGGATATGTGGGGATTGTCCTTGTTTCACACAGCCATGAATTAGTCAAGGGATTAAAACAACTGCTTTCCCAACTGAATCCTCATGTTCCGATTGCCTTGGCAGGGGGAACGGATGAGGAGGAAATCGGTACAAGCGCAGATAAGATCCAAGACGCTATAAAATCAGTTTATTCAGATAAAGGTGTTGTTGTCTTTTTTGACCTTGGCAGCGCTTTAATCAATACCGAATTAGCGATAGAGCGGTTAGCGGAAGATAACATCACGAAGGTTCATATTGCAGACGCTCCATTGGTGGAAGGGGCATATACGGCTGTCGTGGAATCTGGATGTGGTAGTACCTTGGAAAAAGTGATTAACGTAACAAAAGAGGCGAAATCACTAACGAAAATATAA
- the dhaL gene encoding dihydroxyacetone kinase subunit DhaL — MLIQSDHIIKWMELVNDQIDRQKDYLTQLDQAIGDGDHGINMNRGFKEVIHKIHQTTYDDIGKLLQDIGMVLLSKVGGASGPLYGTAFIKAGQVLKGKQEITINELGQAFQESVNGIKLRGKSQIGDKTMLDVWEPVTMYIQQNENTLNIRELVSYAREQMENTKELEAKKGRASFLGKRSIGHLDPGAVSSFILFETLCSILLEENLIKK, encoded by the coding sequence ATGTTGATTCAATCTGACCATATCATCAAATGGATGGAATTAGTGAATGACCAAATAGATAGGCAGAAAGATTATCTTACACAGCTTGATCAAGCGATCGGCGATGGGGATCACGGAATCAACATGAACAGGGGTTTTAAAGAAGTTATCCATAAAATACATCAGACCACCTATGACGATATCGGGAAATTGCTTCAAGATATCGGAATGGTGCTTCTTTCAAAGGTGGGGGGCGCTTCCGGTCCGTTATACGGGACTGCTTTCATCAAAGCGGGACAGGTTTTGAAAGGAAAACAGGAAATCACCATCAATGAATTGGGTCAAGCCTTCCAAGAATCCGTCAACGGTATCAAACTCAGGGGGAAATCGCAGATTGGTGACAAAACGATGCTGGATGTTTGGGAGCCAGTCACAATGTATATTCAACAAAACGAAAACACGCTAAATATTCGGGAGCTGGTTTCCTACGCGAGAGAACAAATGGAAAATACAAAAGAATTGGAAGCCAAGAAGGGGCGTGCTTCCTTTTTAGGGAAAAGATCAATCGGACATTTAGATCCTGGTGCCGTTTCATCTTTCATATTGTTCGAAACCCTATGCTCAATCCTGCTTGAAGAAAACCTTATCAAGAAATAA